A single genomic interval of Pochonia chlamydosporia 170 chromosome 7, whole genome shotgun sequence harbors:
- a CDS encoding RNA exonuclease 4 (similar to Metarhizium acridum CQMa 102 XP_007814519.1), producing the protein MAELSSNWKKLQAKANFAKQTHSPTLKRKAEEELSNAPKTPKVSGKGFQTLSQPSNTRAKRAANMGSVHSSRARAEVPHDQAPSLGLWATEQDISSEALAEAYGLGIKENSMMTPSHCDRVNHGRSPGIDIGKYVAVDCEMVGVGPGGHESALARVSLVDFHGRQIYDSYVKPKERVTDWRTSVSGVSRKEMRFARDFDDVQREVCTIFEGRILVGHDIKHDLNALRLSHSPRDIRDTAKHPSFKKYGHGRKPALRVLARELLSIEIQDGPHSSTEDARVTMLIFRKNKSNFDVDHANRYTPTTPSVLAKKPKKHRKKR; encoded by the coding sequence ATGGCGGAACTGTCTTCAAACTGGAAGAAGCTCCAGGCAAAGGCTAACTTTGCCAAGCAAACGCACTCACCAACCCTGAAGCGAAAAGCTGAAGAGGAATTATCAAACGCGCCGAAGACACCCAAAGTTTCCGGGAAAGGTTTTCAGACCCTgtcacagccatcaaatacCAGGGCTAAGAGGGCTGCGAATATGGGTTCTGTTCATAGTTCTAGGGCGCGAGCTGAAGTACCCCATGATCAGGCACCGTCACTTGGTCTCTGGGCAACAGAACAAGATATATCGAGCGAGGCGTTAGCAGAGGCATATGGCCTAGGTATCAAAGAGAACTCGATGATGACGCCTTCTCATTGCGATAGAGTCAACCACGGACGCTCGCCTGGCATTGATATCGGGAAATACGTTGCGGTCGATTGCGAAATGGTTGGAGTTGGTCCCGGGGGGCATGAGTCAGCTCTTGCTCGCGTCAGTTTAGTTGACTTCCATGGACGGCAAATTTACGATTCCTATGTGAAGCCAAAGGAACGAGTTACGGACTGGAGGACGTCGGTGAGCGGCGTTTCACGAAAGGAAATGAGATTTGCGCGAGATTTTGATGATGTTCAACGTGAAGTATGCACTATCTTTGAAGGGCGCATCTTGGTTGGGCATGATATTAAGCACGATCTAAATGCCCTGAGGTTGAGTCACTCCCCCAGAGATATCAGAGACACTGCCAAACATCCTTCATTCAAGAAAtatggacatggacggaAACCTGCTCTGCGAGTACTGGCCCGAGAACTGCTCTCCATCGAAATTCAAGATGGTCCACACTCTAGCACCGAGGATGCACGCGTTACGATGCTTATATTCCGCAAAAACAAGTCGAACTTCGACGTCGATCACGCAAACCGCTATACACCGACGACCCCTTCCGTCCTGgcaaagaagcccaagaagcaCCGAAAGAAACGCTAG
- a CDS encoding ribonuclease H2 non-catalytic subunit, protein MSSRQNHTMSTMSSQILTITDRKVAETSAPSLLPCQIQHDGYLARAETYWAPRNVKGNTTRKAYFRGRKLQGRAVTLPDQYEGVVLQQALGNKTSHNVVVAKPQNPDGPEKPIAIQQLQTLSRFDEIIVWSQDSPENCSSDPYMRVLDEWLVSANSLMVVRSMRTRSLAHWQHSPDICDPAGNICTAVFESRDATHGHGGLKRCCSIPNQGVFLATSNGCEELQLPGHFARWPTHAWV, encoded by the exons ATGTCTTCCCGCCAGAATCACACCATGTCTACAATGTCTTCGCAGATACTCACAATCACAGACAGAAAAGTAGCAGAAACATCGGCTCCTTCCTTGTTGCCGTGTCAGATTCAACATGACGGTTACCTTGCCCGCGCTGAAACATACTGGGCGCCTCGCAACGTCAAAGGTA acacaaccagGAAAGCATATTTCAGAGGTAGAAAACTCCAAGGAAGGGCAGTTACATTACCAGATCAATACGAAGGAGTTGTCCTCCAGCAAGCGCttggaaacaagacaagccaCAATGTAGTTGTCGCAAAGCCCCAGAACCCAGACGGACCGGAAAAACCAATCGCAATCCAACAGCTCCAAACACTCTCGAGATTCGACGAGATCATCGTATGGAGCCAAGACTCTCCCGAGAACTGCTCATCAGACCCGTATATGAGAGTATTAGACGAGTGGCTCGTGTCTGCCAAT TCGCTAATGGTGGTTAGATCCATGCGAACTAGGTCACTCGCCCACTGGCAGCATAGTCCTGATATATGCGATCCTGCTGGGAATATTTGTACGGCTGTATTTGAATCTAGGGATGCGacccatggccatggtgggCTGAAACGCTGCTGTTCTATTCCAAACCAAGGGGTATTTCTGGCTACAAGCAATGGCTGCGAGGAATTGCAATTACCGGGTCACTTTGCAAGATGGCCGACACATGCGTGGGTGTAG
- a CDS encoding cyclopropane-fatty-acyl-phospholipid synthase (similar to Verticillium alfalfae VaMs.102 XP_003001290.1) produces the protein MYPSIWPGALNKHFRNGIDLIRGTAGGLAWAPAVSLSRGAILTTLSCIETGTLLLVDEPGETRHVFGQKLSSGTDLSALESTNERRAGTTPRVEIIVKRDTFWVRLFLFADLGFSEAYMLGDFQCEDLTSFFQLFIDNRDRMSNGMTMLSWASSSLSYLVRSTNTLSNSLLNISAHYDISNDMFAAFLSDDMTYSCPVWQIQPCSRASNESLEAAQQRKLDRFIDGARLKSTDHVLEIGTGWGSFAIEAVKKSGCRVTTITLSKEQKQLAETRIRMAGFHERIEVKLMDYRELPVPEQPYDKIISIEMLEAVGKEYLSTYFGCINNLLKKEGGIAMFQCITMPESRHEAYSRSVDFINQYIFPGGYLPSITQLLGHISSQSHGTLVIENVENIGGHYAKTLRLWNENFQNNFDSKIKSALLQKHPGMTKDEIEVFRRKWEYYFRYCEAGFATKTLGDVIITVGREGTIELLEGIPL, from the exons ATGTACCCATCGATTTGGCCGGGAGCTCTCAACAAGCATTTTAGAAATGGCATCGACCTCATCCGTGGCACTGCAGGCGGCTTAGCGTGGGCACCAGCTGTGTCCCTCTCCAGAGGTGCCATTCTCACTACGCTCTCGTGCATCGAGACCGGAACACTCTTGCTCGTGGATGAACCAGGCGAGACTCGCCATGTTTTTGGCCAGAAACTGTCATCTGGAACTGACTTGTCAGCCCTGGAGAGTACAAACGAGCGGCGAGCTGGCACCACACCCCGGGTCGAGATTATTGTCAAACGAGACACATTCTGGGTCCGACTCTTCCTTTTTGCCGATTTGGGGTTTTCGGAGGCATATATGCTTGGAGACTTCCAATGCGAGGACTTGACGTCGTTTTTCCAG CTGTTTATTGACAATAGAGATCGAATGAGTAATGGAATGACCATGTTGTCCTGGGCATCATCTTCCCTGTCATATCTTGTGAGGTCCACGAACACCCTCTCTAACTCACTGTTGAATATCTCGGCACACTATGATATTAGCAACGACATGTTTGCCGCCTTTCTCTCGGACGACATGACATATTCTTGTCCTGTGTGGCAGATCCAACCATGCTCAAGGGCGAGTAATGAGAGTCTAGAAGCCGCCCAACAGAGGAAGCTCGACCGGTTTATCGATGGAGCTAGGCTCAAGTCGACAGATCATGTCCTGGAGATAGGCACCGGCTGGGGATCCTTCGCAATTGAAGCTGTTAAGAAGTCAGGATGCAGAGTAACGACCATCACTCTCTCGAAGGAGCAAAAACAGCTAGCGGAGACGCGAATACGCATGGCCGGATTTCACGAACGTATTGAAGTGAAGCTGATGGACTATCGTGAGCTTCCCGTGCCTGAGCAACCATACGACAAGATAATTTCCATCGAAATGCTCGAAGCTGTTGGAAAGGAGTATCTAAGCACTTATTTTGGCTGCATCAACAATCTCCTAAAGAAGGAAGGCGGTATTGCAATGTTTCAATGCATAACCATGCCCGAAAGCCGACATGAGGCCTACTCCAGATCGGTAGA TTTCATCAACCAGTACATATTTCCGGGGGGTTACCTACCATCCATTACGCAGTTGCTAGGCCACATCAGTAGTCAATCTCACGGTACCCTTGTTATTGAAAACGTCGAGAATATTGGGGGACACTACGCAAAGACGCTGCGACTATGGAACGAAAACTTTCAGAACAACTTTGACAGCAAAATTAAGTCTGCGTTATTGCAGAAGCACCCAGGAATGACGAAAGACGAGATTGAGGTCTTTCGACGAAAGTGGGAG TATTATTTTAGGTATTGTGAAGCTGGATTTGCCACCAAGACCCTAGGAGACGTAATAATTACTGTTGGCCGAGAAGGCACCATAGAGTTACTAGAAGGCATCCCCCTTTAA
- a CDS encoding histone acetyltransferase esa-1 (similar to Aspergillus terreus NIH2624 XP_001215918.1) yields MSSEFVESQQQRQTSSVGPDGDSQTQASADAIATPAAADDLEADDKEDDIKKEEGEFSREEEIEKLRTSGSMTQNPAEISRIRNISKVQFGRNDLFPWYFSPYPEVFSQEDVIFICEFCLSYYGDEVAFLRHRKKCTLQHPPGNEIYRDDYVSFFEIDGRRQRTWCRNLCLLSKMFLDHKTLYYDVDPFLFYVMASRTDKGCHIVGYFSKEKESADGYNVACILTLPQYQRKGYGRLLIQFSYELSRIEGKLGSPEKPLSDLGLLSYRQYWSENILDLLMGYNERDDKVTIEAISSALAMTTQDVEHTLQAMKMQVYHKSDHKIVIPDNLIQQREKQKLKVRRVLEPGRIQWKPPIFTASSRTWGW; encoded by the coding sequence ATGTCATCAGAATTTGTGGAGTCACAACAGCAACGTCAAACATCATCCGTTGGTCCTGATGGCGATTCACAGACCCAAGCCAGCGCGGACGCAATTGCGACACCGGCCGCCGCGGACGACCTGGAGGCGGACGACAAAGAAGACGATatcaagaaggaggaagggGAATTCAGCCGAGAAGAGGAAATTGAGAAGCTGAGGACGTCCGGTTCAATGACCCAGAATCCGGCTGAGATTTCCCGCATTAGAAACATATCAAAGGTTCAATTTGGTCGGAACGATCTCTTCCCCTGGTATTTCTCTCCGTATCCTGAAGTCTTCAGCCAAGAAGATGTCATTTTCATATGCGAGTTTTGTCTCAGCTACTACGGAGATGAGGTAGCCTTCTTGCGACACCGGAAGAAGTGTACGTTGCAACATCCTCCTGGAAATGAGATATACCGCGATGACTATGTTTCATTTTTTGAGATTGACGGCCGCCGACAGCGGACTTGGTGCAGAAATCTCTGTCTGTTGTCCAAGATGTTTTTAGATCACAAGACATTGTATTATGACGTCGATCCCTTTTTGTTCTATGTGATGGCTAGTCGAACCGACAAGGGCTGTCACATTGTTGGGTATTTTtcaaaggaaaaagagagCGCAGACGGATATAATGTTGCGTGTATCCTCACGTTACCTCAGTATCAACGAAAAGGATACGGCCGACTTTTGATTCAATTTTCATACGAACTCTCTAGGATCGAAGGGAAGCTAGGATCACCTGAGAAACCACTTTCTGACTTAGGTTTACTGAGCTACCGCCAGTATTGGTCAGAAAATATCCTCGATCTATTAATGGGGTATAATGAGAGAGACGACAAGGTCACGATTGAAGCTATATCCTCTGCTCTCGCAATGACCACTCAAGATGTGGAACATACACTTCAAGCTATGAAAATGCAGGTCTACCATAAGAGTGATCATAAGATTGTTATACCAGATAATCTCATCCAACAGAgagagaagcagaagctgaaagTGAGACGAGTGCTTGAACCTGGGCGGATACAGTGGAAGCCACCAATTTTCACAGCGTCAAGTCGGACGTGGGGTTGGTGA
- a CDS encoding DNA replication licensing factor mcm6 (similar to Aspergillus terreus NIH2624 XP_001216271.1) has product MASSEAGYMMSDAPSLAAVQKRHMAFPSSSSTRPRGPPSENLGAASDDDGDAFADDQVPRSSRIPDAANIPRVEDRIGLLVQEHFEAFIERQVRSPKASFLLHECNFAEDPLAGAPTSSAVTTDKYYIAQIKSMKNLQLSTFYVDYKHLASWENGSLADGVIRQYYRFLPFLTVALHNMIAKYEPQYFLEHRQPTTSSALSTSAASQFGSLSQSDASHRKNEHQQTDKLFSIAFYNLPLVSRVRSLRAANIGQLLSISGTVTRTSEVRPELSLATFVCEACRAVVPNVEQTFRYTEPTQCPNRTCSNRVAWQLDIRHSTFVDWQKVRIQENSSEIPTGSMPRTMDVILRGEIVDRAKAGEKCIFSGALIVVPDVSQLGLPGLRPTAIRDDRGAPRGNEAGGSGVTGLKALGVRDLTYRLAFLACFVAPDTSSTSQPAANSAADVVNALTQGNSAEGVESVEDAQAAVLASMNPSEIEDLRAMVHGDHIYSRMVQSIAPMVYGHEVVKKGILLQLMSGVHKTTPEGMQLRGDINICIVGDPSTSKSQFLKYVCSFAPRAVYTSGKASSAAGLTAAVVKDEETGEFTIEAGALMLADNGICAIDEFDKMDVADQVAIHEAMEQQTISIAKAGIQATLNARTSVLAAANPVGGRYNRKATLRSNINMSAPIMSRFDLFFVILDECNEQIDQHLAEHIVGIHQLRDDAVEPEFSTEQLQRYIRFARTFRPEFTDEAKDVLVTKYKELRADDAQGGVGKNSYRITVRQLESMIRLSEAIAKVNCVEEIDAKMVCEAYDLLRQSIISVEHDDVEMMDEDEPQEDSDTLRQVAETVSRRITDSGTLAMDEESIPSDLPSDAQDGEPKSKKKRMVTYDKYIKMVNIIVQRISDDEHASGDGVNGEELINWYLEHQEDELQGEDAYHTEKELANMVLKKMVKDNILMALRGEGLDGEATSTAAGVVRCAIRYDDWYKSETSEFVIGIGHDDVSRRGMADMAEYKLGEYRSRSWEF; this is encoded by the exons ATGGCATCTAGTGAGGCTGGATACATGATGTCGGACGCACCATCATTGGCGGCGGTGCAAAAGCGGCATATGGcgtttccttcttcttcgtcaacTCGACCTAGAGGACCACCGTCAGAGAACCTCGGTGCAGCtagcgatgatgatggcgacgcTTTCGCAGACGATCAAGTACCTCGGAGTTCACGTATCCCTGATGCCGCCAACATACCCCGCGTGGAGGACCGAATCGGCCTGCTCGTTCAGGAGCACTTTGAAGCATTTATCGAGAGGCAAGTACGAAGTCCAAAGGCTTCATTTTTATTGCATGAATGCAA TTTTGCTGAAGATCCACTGGCAGGCGCGCCGACGTCGAGCGCTGTTACCACGGATAAATATTACATTGCACAGATAAAATCCATGAAAAACTTGCAACTGTCAACATTCTACGTCGACTACAAGCATCTTGCTTCATGGGAGAATGGCAGTCTTGCCGACGGCGTTATTCGCCAGTACTATCgtttcttgccttttcttACGGTAGCACTACACAACATGATCGCAAAATACGAACCGCAATACTTCCTGGAGCATCGCCAGCCCACAACCTCAAGCGCTCTGTCAACTTCGGCAGCTAGCCAGTTTGGGTCCTTGAGTCAGAGTGACGCCTCTCACCGAAAGAACGAGCATCAACAAACTGATAAACTATTCTCAATTGCGTTTTATAATTTGCCTCTTGTATCACGGGTTCGCAGCTTGCGAGCCGCAAATATAGGGCAACTTCTGTCCATATCGGGCACAGTCACTAGAACTTCAGAGGTTCGACCTGAACTGtctttggcaacatttgTTTGTGAAGCGTGCCGAGCCGTGGTCCCAAATGTTGAGCAAACTTTTCGATACACAGAGCCGACTCAGTGCCCCAACAGAACCTGCTCCAATCGAGTGGCATGGCAGTTGGATATTCGACACAGCACTTTCGTCGATTGGCAGAAGGTTCGCATTCAAGAGAATAGCTCAGAGATTCCAACCGGTAGCATGCCTAGAACGATGGATGTCATCCTCCGTGGGGAGATTGTTGATAGAGCCAAGGCTGGAGAAAAGTGCATATTCTCAGGCGCCCTTATTGTCGTCCCTGATGTGAGCCAGCTAGGTTTACCTGGACTGAGACCGACAGCCATTCGGGACGATCGGGGAGCACCGCGTGGAAATGAGGCAGGAGGAAGTGGTGTCACCGGCCTGAAGGCGCTCGGTGTTCGCGATCTGACCTATCGCCTTGCTTTCCTGGCCTGCTTTGTTGCGCCTGATACTTCAAGCACGAGCCAACCTGCCGCAAATAGTGCTGCTGATGTGGTCAATGCGCTTACCCAAGGCAATTCTGCGGAAGGCGTCGAGTCTGTTGAGGATGCACAAGCCGCTGTACTCGCTTCCATGAACCCATCGGAAATCGAAGACTTGCGAGCGATGGTGCACGGCGATCACATATATTCGCGCATGGTACAGTCAATCGCACCAATGGTATATGGCCACGAAGTGGTCAAGAAGGGCATACTGTTGCAGCTAATGTCAGGCGTACACAAAACCACGCCTGAGGGTATGCAGTTGCGTGGTGACATCAACATCTGTATCGTCGGCGATCCATCAACGTCTAAGTCCCAATTTTTGAAGTATGTCTGCTCATTTGCTCCACGAGCTGTTTACACGAGTGGAAAGGCATCATCTGCTGCCGGTCTTACTGCCGCTGTGGTCAAAGATGAGGAGACGGGGGAGTTTACTATCGAAGCTGGCGCTCTCATGTTGGCAGACAATGGAATTTGCGCCATTGATGAATTTGACAAAATGGACGTGGCTGATCAAGTTGCCATCCATGAGGCAATGGAACAACAGACCATTTCtattgccaaggctggcatTCAAGCGACACTCAATGCTCGAACAAGTGTGTTGGCTGCAGCGAATCCTGTAGGTGGACGGTACAACCGCAAAGCGACCTTGAGATCCAACATTAACATGTCGGCCCCGATCATGTCCCGGTTCGATTTGTTCTTCGTCATTCTTGATGAATGTAATGAACAAATTGATCAGCATCTCGCAGAGCACATTGTTGGAATTCACCAATTACGGGATGACGCAGTGGAGCCTGAATTCAGCACCGAACAACTCCAAAGATACATTCGGTTTGCTAGAACCTTTCGCCCAGAGTTTACCGACGAGGCCAAAGATGTTTTGGTCACTAAATACAAAGAATTGCGGGCTGACGACGCTCAAGGAGGAGTAGGTAAAAACTCCTACCGCATTACAGTGAGACAACTGGAGAGTATGATCCGTCTGAGCGAGGCTATTGCCAAGGTAAACTGTGTGGAAGAAATTGATGCAAAGATGGTGTGTGAAGCATATGATCTACTCCGCCAAAGCATTATCTctgttgaacatgatgacGTGGAAATgatggacgaggacgaaCCGCAAGAAGACAGTGACACCCTCCGCCAAGTTGCAGAGACTGTATCCAGGAGGATCACCGACAGCGGCACTTTGGCAATGGATGAAGAATCAATTCCAAGTGACTTGCCCTCAGATGCACAAGACGGGGAACCTAAATCGAAGAAAAAACGAATGGTGACGTACGATAAGTACATCAAAATGGTCAACATTATCGTACAGCGTATTAGTGATGATGAGCATGCAAGTGGGGATGGCGTAAATGGTGAGGAACTTATCAATTGGTATTTGGAACACCAAGAGGACGAGCTACAAGGCGAGGATGCCTATCATACTGAAAAAGAGCTTGCAAACATGGTTCTGAAAAAGATGGTCAAA GACAACATCCTGATGGCTCTCCGTGGAGAAGGTTTGGACGGCGAAGCTACGTCAACTGCGGCTGGAGTGGT ACGATGCGCCATTCGCTATGACGACTGGTACAAGAGCGAGACCTCGGAGTTTGTCATAGGGATCGGCCACGATGATGTTTCACGCAGAGGCATGGCTGATATGGCCGAATACAAGTTGGGGGAATACAGGTCGAGGAGTTGGGAGTTCTAG